The DNA segment AAGCAGGAGAAGTGACTGGCAAACCCCTGAGCTGCTGACCCTGTCATCCAGTGTGCAGCAGGCTCTTGTGCCTGCATGGAACAGTAAAGTGTCACAGTTTTTCTCCAAAGCACTGTGCATCTCTGCCCATGTCCTAGCAGTGCAGTGgtcacaggagctgctgtggaaaGCCTTCTGTGGGTAAATTATTTGCATGTGATTTTCTTTACATCCACAAAGTCCTGCAAATGGTAGAGgtggttttctgccttttgcagcatttgggggaaaaaagccaaccaAGCAAACACTGCCCCACCTACCCCCATTGAGATGAGCAGTGAGGGTCTGTTCAGCCAGGTGTTTAGCAAGTGGTGActggatttctttgttttgaagatgCAGAATGAATTATGAAAGCAATACAATGCTACTgtgtcttttgtttttctccaggtACTTGGATCACTATGGCAGCCACAAGAAATGTGATGAGAGCTGTCAGAGTTCTCGAGTTTGGTGGCCCTGAGGTGCTTAAGCTCCAGTCAGATGTCCTAATTCCTGATCCAAAAGAAAATCaggtaataattgttctgtgaACTCTTCAGTGATACGGGATGATAATGGGTACATTCAGAAGAGAATGAACAGCACACAACTTTTCATCCTGAATATGTATGGTTTGATCAGTGTATTTGTACTACCTGAGACATCACGTTTAACAAATGTGGGGGTTTGCTGATATATGGGCTATGTGTTCCACATAAAAGATTTCCTGAAAATAGCTTCAGTTCAGCACTGGATTTTTGCTGGCTTTGTTCAAGAACTCAATTAAAATGCCATGATACTGTGCTGTGAATTGGCATCCTGAATCCTTTCAATGATTGCTCAAGAAGCACCTTTTCTTTCAGGTGTTAATTAAAGTCCATGCCTGTGGGGTAAATCCCGTTGAGACATATATTCGTTCTGGAAATTATGCCAGAAAACCAGCTCTGCCCTACACTCCTGGCTCAGATGTGGCTGGGGTGGTGGAAGGTGTTGGGGAGCATGTGACTGCGTTCAAGGTATTTACCCATTGAGGTCTAACTCCCTGTTGTTTCATGTATCCACTTGGTGTGCTTGCTCCGGTTTTATTGTGTATGATCATGCAATCTACTGAGGGGGAAAATCACCTTTGTGGGCTGGTAAAAGCAAGCAGCGAGGTCATGCTGGCAGCCCCTTCCTGGAGGGAAGTCTTCAATGCTGTAACCTCCCCGAGTTGAAAGGTCTCAGAGGAGCCTTTGCTCTGCAGTTTGTCTGCTGGCAGCAGTAATGTCAGAATTGTTCTGTGGCATTGCAGAAGTTCCCATTTTCATTGCCCTGTAAAATGGAGGAGaccaatgagtaggaaatggTTAAAACACTGGTTCACTGTTATCCTGATAGAATCCACAATTGTAATCCTGATGATGCCTGTATGAAGTACATACACAATATATCTTGTGAAGTATGCTTGAGTTTGAGGTAATGATTCCATATGGAACTGCAACATTCTGATCAGTGTGTGCACCAGGCAGCCCCCTGGAAACACTGATGGCCACACTAACTCTGTGCACGCTCCCAATGCTTGAGAGCTAGCTGAGCTTTGTGCACCCCTCTGCAGGTAGTTAATAAACACCAAGTGTGCACAAACCAAACCCATACCCTTCACATGCTGCCTATCACTGAGATCAGTGtccaaacaggaaagaaatcagaGCTCAGGGGGAGAATGCTGACGTGAGAACAGCAGCAATACTGAGTTTCCTCAGAGTATATTAAGAGTGTGTCTCTCTTTCCATgtttaaacaaaagcaattgAGAAATGACTCTTATGTTTGTAAAAGCTTTCAAGGTTTTGCATTTGGCATCTGTAGATGGAACTTTTTAATGTTCAACTTCATTAAAGTTAATATTAATGAGACAGTAGTTTTTTGTGTTACACTGTAGAGTGGGTTATAATTATGACGCTTAAATATAAGTACATGAAATGATATGGTTTGTGTTGGATTGATTGTAGGTATCCGCACTTCTAAAAATCTTCTCTGTGACAAATGTAACTGGTTATTTTTAACAGGGGAGCTGTTAGAAATAGCCCAAACCTCTGTGAACTGGTTCTTAATGTGTATTaaggaaagaataagaaatgattggtttctgtattttatgcCCTTGTTTCTAGAAAGGTGACAGGGTTTTTACCATCGCTACGATCTCAGGAGGATACGCAGACTATGCAGTTGCTGCGGCTAATAAAGTCTTTCCTTTGTCCGATAAACTGGACTTCAGGCAAGGGGCAGCGATTGGAATACCCTACTTCACTGCTTACCGTGCTCTTTTCCAAAAGTAAGGTGTCTACTTTTGTGCATTTTACTTTGgagtgtttaaaatattgaaattcATACCTTCATTGTCCTATGAAATGAGGGAGATCAATGAGTGGAAGACGTTTATAAAACACCAGTTCCATTTGTTATCCTGATGGAATGGTCAGGTAACTGTTACTTagaagctgtattttcctgttAAGTATTTCTTCTTGAGAGAACAGACCTGGAAAGGCTTCTCTGACAAGTATCATGTAACAAAACATGTAACTTTTTCAGGGCTCATTGGTTTTTTAGCTAGGGAAGATAAACAGGAACAGTTCTAATTTCTTAATTGAACAGTGTGCTGTAGGGCAGAGCCACATCTATCCTTCAGCGGAGACTCTGCACATCCTGGGCTGTTGCCCTAGACTAGTATAAGGAGTAAAAGCCTTTGGTGCCTGCTCAGTGAGAGCTTAGGACTGGAAACCTGGTTTGGTTTGACAGAACAGATGATTAGAACTAGTGAGTTTTGGTTTAAGATCTGTAACAGGTGAAGATCTTGCACTGATGTTCAGCACCAGTCCGTTCCCTGCATGTTGTCATTATTACTTACATTCATAAACGATGCAGCTTGTTTTGCCTCCTCATTTTCCCAAAGAGGCTGATGATACCTGGTTAGCCATACCGTATGTTGGAAATAATGCTGTGTGAAAGGTAGGATTTGATGTTAGTATGTGCAGTCTGATAATGCTGGTCCCGTGCTGAAGTCACAATGccagtattttctcttttccatgcaGAGGCTGTGCCAAAGCTGGGGAAAGCGTGCTCGTGCATGGTGCGAGTGGGGGGGTAAGTATTTTGAGAAGGCAAGTTATAAGAAGTGCTGCTTTCTGATCTGAATCTGCTTTTGCCTGTGGTAGCGTGTATGGTCACATTTCTATCaagaaatggattagaaaaacCAGGATTTTCTCTAAGATACACTAGCTACACTTTTCTTAGAGCAAGCTCTGTTATTCCAAGGAAGCATGAAAGTGCAGGAGTTGTGTAAGGTCACAGAGGGCACACAGGAAGCACATTGCTGTAGTCAGAAGTTGGTCTGGAAGCTTTGTCACAAGTCGTGCTCAGGTGAAACGAAGAGTGGGAAGCTGTGATTTTAATATCTGTGCAAGTTTCAGGTTTCCTGTGTAATGTGTAATGCTGGTATCGTGGCAGATGATTCCTTGGCTTTGTATCAAGTGTATGTGGCCTACCTGTATCAGACAGACAACGTTTCACATGGATTTATAGCCCATGCTGATAGTTACTAAAAAACCTCAGAGCTTTGCTATGActctgtaaaaatacattttttttaaagactggcTATTTTTACCATCCAAATAACTTACTGTGGCTAAAAACTTGTTACTAGGCCAACTTCTTAAATGGGTAAGTTCCAAATTGCTGGTACAATCTATAAAACTTCAtatgctaagaaaaaaagaccgattttttttaaatggttctCTTTTGCCCTGCCTCAGGTGGGAATAGCAGCATGTCAGATTGCCAGAGCTTGTGGTTTAAAGGTGCTGGGTACAGCAGGAACCGCGGAAGGCATGAACATGGTCCTGAGGAATGGTGCTCACCAGGTGTTTAATCACAGAGAAGCCAATTACATTGATAAAATTAAGGTAAGTCTGTACCAGGGCTAGGtggtgctctgtgtgtgcttctTACTAACAAATGTGAACAGTTGCTGGCAGAAGTTTTTCAAAGTAGATCTATATGGGATCTACATGCGCACACAATAGTGTGCTGCCTCCTTCATTCCTGCACAACTTTTCCAGGCTGGAAGAGCTGAGCTTTCTTCTCACGCAGTCGCATGCAGAAACTTGCATTCCAGCACATTTCCAGAGTGGTAGCATGTCATAATTCGGCATACTAGAGTATGCTGAAATTAAACTTGGCTGTCAGCCTTAGTACAGAGGCTGTTTTCACAATGCAAACACTGACCCATGAAGTGTGTGTTATCTGTAGCGTACGAGATAAACAGTGGCACCCAACACTAACTGGAGTGATTTAAATAACATCTGATGTCCTGCAGGAGTacacagggatgggaggagTTGATATAATAATAGAAATGCTCTCCAACATCAATCTTGCCACTGACCTGCAACTGCTGAACTATGGAGGAAGGGTGATGGTGAGTGAGTTTCATCCCTGACTTCAGTTTGTGCATCACAATTCAGCAGTTACAGCTTGAACCATCTTTTAACTCATTTGTAACAGGTTGTGGGCTGTAGAGGTCCCATTGAGATAAATCCAAGAGACACTATGAGCAAGGAATCCAGCATAACTGGAGTTAGTCTTTTCCTTGCAACAGAGGTAAGAAACACTTTTGTTTCATAGCATGTTTTGTTGGCTTATTCCAACTCCTGCTTCTGGTTAAATCACGTGTAGGGATGAAAGCAGTCACTGTAACTGGTTTGTTCATTCCTTTATATCTAGAGTTAATctcagaaaatcacaaaatactTTTGGGTTGTGAAATATGGTTTAACACTTGCATAAATAATCTACTTTCCTGAAAAGTAAAGACCTTGTGgtaaatgctgttttgtttcacaCAGGAGGAGAAGCATGAGTGTGCAACAGCGCTCCTTGATGGCATAGAAGCTGGCTGGTTGAAACCTGTTGTAGGCTCTGAATATCCACTGGAGAAAGTGGTGAAGGCCCATGAAGACATTATTCATGGTGGTGGTGCTCGGGGGAAGATGGTGCTCCTTCCATAGAATCTTTTTCCAGTTATGTTGTAGCTGTTCCAGCTGCACCTTTGGTTACCTGATTCATTCACAGTATATTACAAAGCATACTTTTGGTCAGGTTTGCCATTAACAGCAAATGCTGACTTCCATTAATGGCATTAATGATCAGTCTATTTTCTTATTGTAATAAGCAGAGTTTTCTAtacttcaaagtaatttttgtagattttttttggCTGATGTGGAAATAATGGACTTCCTCCACTGGTGTGGCcttgtggggcaggagaggcTCACATCTAAGGCAGGATTTGATATCCTGCTCTCTGTGGGTGAAGCAGATTAACGAATGTACATAATTAACTCTATGTATATAGCTGCAACTCTGAAAATTCCTTAGCCACAAATTTTGTCGTCTTACTCATTTTTTGTCACATAATTTACATGGAATAAAAACTTTTACTGCCAAAATAGTTCACTTTCCAGTTcaaaagatgggaaaagagcCTCTCAAATATGAACTCTTTGGGAGCAGAGGCAGTTGTTGGTGCACCTGACTTCGTATCTGAGGTCAAAGCGTTCCAGGTAACCCAAAGGGATGGTGACTTCGGAGCTGCGTGCTAATAGCTGCTACTCTGCAGTAGCTGTCCAGCCCTGATTTGACTTTTGTCAGATTTAAAGTTCCCTGAATCCCTGGCTACAATGCGGAGACAGGCTGCATGGGGTGCTCAGAAGTCATGTTGCTTCATAACTGAATGTGTTTACATGGTTGACTTGTTCCAAATACAAACCGATTAAGGAAGGGCAATTTCTTTGCTATATTGACGGCTCTTacctaagatctcatctcagtctctcctctggcaggttaaagccagtCCTCTTTGTCCAAAGGAGGCTGGCTTTAGGAGGCTGGAGGGTTTATTGCtacccctttaggcactggagctgctctaatgTCTCTCCTTAaggagcctcctcttctccaggctgaaccagcccagctctctcagcctggcttcagagcagaggTGGCTGTTGAGTACATTAGCTTTCTCCATGTTAGTTGTCACCAGCTCTCCTGTCTTATTTACAGGTGGTGGTACATTGACtttaatcttccttctctgGCCAACATATCTGTAAAGGCTCTTGCTGTTCTTTGCATCCCTCTCCAAATTCAGCTCCAGTTGTGCCTTAGCTTTTCTAATCCATCCCTACACATCTGGGCAGCACCCCCACATCCTTCCCTGGAGCTGTTCTTTGCCTGGTTTCATGTTGTTGTTTTCTGATTTGAGAGAATGTGAGATAAATAATAtatgttgatttttttattattaataactGATATTGATCTCTtcctacattttaaaatgtgttctaATGCGCATGCTCACCCTTGGGTTAGCCGTTGATGGTAGGAAAGGCTGGTGTCAGACCTGTTTCTGGCATCTGCCCTTCTGTTACATCTAGATCAGTGTTCTTGTTCTATTAAAGGCACTACCAAGGTCTCACAAGGTTTCATCACTTCTTTAAGTTGGGAACTCAGGCTGAGGCCCAGGACAGGTGGTGTCCTGGAGGCAAATATTGTTGTGCAAATTATAGTGTGCTGGGGAGGAAATGAATGTGGATTTCAAGAGTATGAAATTGTGAGCAATAACCGGGCACGTATCACATGAGAGGAAAGGAGGTCTTTACAGTGGAGCTTGTGAAATGGATTCAGTTCATACTTAGGATGAAAGAGCAAGGTCTTGGTGTTGAACAGGGAAGGGATTATTTTTCTAACGCAGGGTTGAGTAACGTACAGTCCCTGTGGCAGTGCATCTCCTGTGTTTGAAATGAGCTTCTTGGGAGGCCACACCGACTTCTAGATTCAGGTTTGCAACATCAGGCTCTGTCAGGGGTGGGAAGTTCTCTCTTGATGCCATGTTCATTTAGCTGGGACTGCTGCTCAGGCGGCAACTGAAACTTACAGgtaaacatttcttttaatataccatagagacacatcttacatagatatagatatatatatatatagagagagacTTTTCCTAATGATATCTACACTTTTCCCCATTGCTATTAATCCTCTACAATCTAAGTACTTGTATTTCTGCTGGGGGTGGATGGTATTGAGATACTAAGCCTTTATTCTCATTACTGAACACAGGACTGTGGGACAGGCTGTGATGCCCCAGTGGAGGGCAGCTGGTGTCCTGGTAGCTGTCCTTTCCAtaggagcagggagctgtgttTCTGTGGAAGGCTGAGGAACGGTTCACCGGGTGCAGGTGTGTGGGTTGGGAATGCCTTGGCTGGTGGTTCGGGTGAAGGTGTGACTGTTCCCGTTTGCTCGGGCAGAGCGCGGGCTGGTGTGTGGAATCTGCCATTCCACTTGGGAATGCtgtgaggaaaaccaaaacttcTAATATGAACGAAGTACAAAATTTCATGCCAAGAGCAGTGGTTAACAGTGGGTATGACCATGGAGGTGATGATGTGCATATAAAAGTACAGATTTTCCTTAAGACATACAAGGTATAAAATGTTCGATCATTTGAATGTGGCCGCAGGTCAGGGGTACTGTATGGGTAAGAGGCTTACggtgcccagcagctcctttcctgctcagCGCTGGAGCCCAGAGCAGCTTGTCTGTGCACCAGGGCTGTTTGTTCGCGGAGGGTTCCTCAGCGGAAGGTGTCAGGGTCGTGCTCCTGCTCTGGTTGCAcggcagcctctctgcagcgGTAACCAGAGGGGCAGGGCTCGGCCCGCGGTGTGCACTGGAGCATCGAACGTCCGGCTTTGCCGTGCACAGAAACGGGAGCGTTGTTCCCATAAAACCAGCGCTGGCCACAGCGTGCGGGAGGCGCGAGGGGGCTGCGGCCGGAGCCCGGTACTGCTGCAGGGAGGCGGGGCCGTGACAGGTCCGGTCACTGCCGTACGGCTGAGGCCGAGGGCTCCGCCTTGCCCGTGCCCCGGCGGCCGGTCCCGGTGCGCCCATCGGTGCCCACCCGTCTGTGGCTGAGGGGAACGCTTGGGACGGGCCCACGCGCAGGCGCCgtgccccggccccgccccgcgcaGCCGCCCCCGGCGGGGGAGCCCCGCCCCTCGTGTCCTAGCGACGGGGACGCGGCAGCTGTGGGACCCTCACCTGCCCCGAGCCGCCGGTGCCGCCGCCATGAGCGGCCCGCAGCCCGGGTGAGTGCGGCGGGACCGGGCAGGGACCGGGGCTGGgactggggctggggctgagcgCTGAGCGCTGGCTCCGGTGAGGGGGATGGCGGGGGTGCGGGGTCACCGGTGACCGCAGGGCGGGCTGTCCGTGTACTGCCGGAGCGGTGGGGCCCGGGAGCCTCGGCTGCGGCCTGCGCGGGAGCGGAGGTACCGCGGAGCCACCCTCAGGGACCGGCCGCAGCTGTGCCCCGGCTCTGGTCCGCGGGGATGAGTTCCAGAGCATCCAGAGATGGGAGTCAGGGGCACGGAGCATCCGCAGAGCTCCATCCCCGTGATACAGCCCGTTCAACGGGCGATGCTCCGCCTGAGGAAGCGGTGCTGGAGCCCGCTTGtggccctgcagcacagcagcagcacaggagccctCCAGCCCCGTGCGGGGGCAGTTTCAGGACTGGAACCTGCAGCGCAAGCTGATTGTTTAAAAACGTTTGAAAATGTGCATGAAAACTTCTTCTATGATAAAGATATGAAAATACTGTCTGTGAAGAGTTATGGGAGCCTCTTTTGGGAAGAAATCCGTAGAACTCCAAACAAATCCAAGCTTGCTCTTGGGAGATAGTCCTACTGTAGTCACCACGTAAAGCACTTCTGGACACTGGATGGTGTTAATCCGGCTTTTGGGAGACACGTGTGCTGTGGCTGATGGGATTCACTGCACAGGTGTGCCAGGAGTGCTCCAGCCTGCACAGGCACAGAAGACAGCCACAGTGACAAGCTGACAAGGACCTCGCAGTGGTCTCACTCCAGCCATCCAGGGCCGATGGGCTCCTTCCTGCACATGTTCAAGCAGACACACAATGTGGTTTCAGCAGACCATGGCCTTTCCCTCCCTTAGTTGTCACCAAGTAAAACTGTACATGTGATAAGGGTCCTGTAGGCTTGGAATGAGCCAGTTGGTTATTGTTAGACTCCAAAGCCCCATCTAGATTCCAAGTTGCCTGCGGACATCAGTGTTTGGCTCAGCAGCTGTGTTCTGGAGTGGCTTCTCACAAGCACATTGGCAGTTGTTGAGGTTAATACACATGGAAGCTGGAGCTGTGAGTCCAGGAATGGTGCAGGATTTGTGCTGAAGGGTGCAGTGAAGACAGCAGCAGTCCTCTGAATGCCTGTGCTGGTGAGTGGGTGACATGATCCCATTCTCAGTGATGGAATTGAACCATCCCTTCATTATTTGGCCCGTGTTGGGCCATTCCTAGCCAGGATTCACAAAGTCCTTACCACCAGGATTTAATGCCAAGTCTCAGTTCTGCAGAAAACTACTTTTCCCACTCTGGGGACCCTGACAGAACCTTATTTGGACATGGGCTATGGCTCAGGGTGGCTGAAGAGCTCTGGACAAGCACCTGTAGGGACAAGACaagggcaatggctttaacATGCCAGAGAGGAGATTTgagttctccaggctgaacaagcctttcctcccaggagaggtgctccagccctctgttCACTTTTGCGGCCTACCCTGGACCCtgtccaacaggtccatgtcttttctgtaccaaggactccagagctggatgtagTACtccaagggggggggggggtctcaccagagcagagggccAGAAGCCTCCAGAGGGATGTGGGACAAGCCCATGTGTAGTACAAACATGACTCTCTCCCAGTGTTCTTCCCAGTGGTTTAATGGATTCAAGCCCAGAACATTTCCTTGTTTCCTCCAACACCCATCTGAACTTTGAATTTAACTCAGCGTTTTTGAGAACCAGCCTGTTCATAATTCACATGAAAACAATGCATGTAAAGAGGCATCTTTAAATCTAAAGTTGCTTCATTGCTGTGCTCAGGTGGAAGCTGCATTTTAACTAGTTATATGGTCCGTGAAGTATTAGATGGAAGGCAGTAAATGAAGACGAACTGGGTTGAGTTTCTCCTTTGCCTCCATACGCAATTGACCGTGGTACCATAAGTCAATACCTGGTGCAGTTGATGTAATCTGGTTgtttcaaatgcaaatgcaaagaGTGGGTTAGAAATCTGACGTAGAACAGTTGCTACACACCAGTGTTTAATCAACATGTGCAACGGGGTGAGCTGGACTGTTTGTGTAACGTTTAATTTAGTGCTGGTAGGCAACCTGTGAGATTACTGTGAAGCCCCAGGCAGAATTCATGCAAATCCATGACCCCTTCTATTtaattgttctttctttccttgagCATGCTTTTTGAATTACCCTATTGGAAGGTACATAACAGAGGTACAGTGGCATTGAGTATAAAGCCAAAGGAAATAAGAGATCAGTGTGATTAAAACCTCATGCTGGAGAGCCTGGGGCTCAGCTGAATGTGTCAGGCACCATGTATCTGGGTGCATACGTTTCACAGATGTGAATGGATTTAGAGTATCAAAAACTTGACCTCACATACTGCCACTTCTGGACACTTTAGGTCAAAActaagtgttcaaggccaggctggaacCTGCtgtggtggaaggtgtccctgcccatggcaggggcttagAACTGGATggcctttaaggtcccttcaacgCAAACTGTTCCACAACTCCATGGTCTCTGAAGGTGCCTCCCAGCCCAAGTTATTCCTACAGATCTCCACAGGAGCCGCTGTGTCTGTCACCAGTGTGGAAGAGCAGGATGGAGCAGAGGCTGTGTGCTGGGACAGGGTGCTGGTGTGCAGGGACACTGCTCTGGTGGCGTGCAGCACACATGGGTATCCGGCAGGGCCCGTGCCAGGGAGCTGGTCTGTGCTGGTGGACTCAGACAGGAATCATGCTCCAGGACCCATGTGGCACGATGGAGACCTGCCGAGGGTCTGCTTATTGCCAGTCTTGAAGCAGACCTTTGGAGCTGGGCTCTCTGgaccctgtgcctcagcagtGGTCACTGTTTGATGCTGAGCTCCTGTATCTCATGTAGAAATGGCTTGTTTCTGATACGAAGCTTCCAGATGCATAAGATGTTGCTTTTACATAATGCAATGGGCATTTATCTGACCAAACACGGGAATTCATCAAGGCAGCATTTTATGCAGCACACTTTTGGGTAGCTCTTTATAACTTCAGCAGTTGTAATTTGGCTGTCAAGGGCTTTATATGCATCtgtattgattttatttcagatatcTTGGAACCTACAACAGCCTTACAGACAAACACCTGGTTGGGTATTTCAACAACACCAGGATAAGACGGCATCTTCAGAGATCAGGACTGGTGAGACTGAaaagtttccttttctgaaaaaaaaaaaaaaaaaagaatagaataAGGAAAAGCATGCTCTGTTTCTTCTACCATTGCACCAGTCAGACTACggctttttctgttgttggtttgttAGAGGGATGTGTTGTCAATGGTGGCAGTTTGACCAGCCAGCCAAACACATGGCATTATGCTGTGCCAGACCAAAGCCACACAGTCACACCAGGGCTGGGGCCGGGTTTGTTCAATCAAAGCATTTCCCAGTACATTCTCACCCACTGCTGGCCAGGGCAGTGGTGCACAAGGCTGTCAGGACACCGGGTCCCAGGGTCACCTGGGGTTGTGAAGGTGCTAGGGGATGGTGGTTGCACACTAGAAGTGATGTGCTAACAGTCAGTTTGGAGACCATGCTCCATAAGATATCACACTAGGCTTCCACTGCACCTTCTGCAATGCAACCTGTGTCGTGCTTATCTGTGGgaagctgggagcagcagctggcatGGACTGAAGATGCATTTAAATGCTGGAGAGCCTCCAGCTTCTGCTCAGCAAAGCAGCTTCTGTAGGTTATGACATAAAGCACTGTATCACCACATGGTTATGGTGATGT comes from the Melopsittacus undulatus isolate bMelUnd1 chromosome 6, bMelUnd1.mat.Z, whole genome shotgun sequence genome and includes:
- the CRYZ gene encoding quinone oxidoreductase; this encodes MAATRNVMRAVRVLEFGGPEVLKLQSDVLIPDPKENQVLIKVHACGVNPVETYIRSGNYARKPALPYTPGSDVAGVVEGVGEHVTAFKKGDRVFTIATISGGYADYAVAAANKVFPLSDKLDFRQGAAIGIPYFTAYRALFQKGCAKAGESVLVHGASGGVGIAACQIARACGLKVLGTAGTAEGMNMVLRNGAHQVFNHREANYIDKIKEYTGMGGVDIIIEMLSNINLATDLQLLNYGGRVMVVGCRGPIEINPRDTMSKESSITGVSLFLATEEEKHECATALLDGIEAGWLKPVVGSEYPLEKVVKAHEDIIHGGGARGKMVLLP